The proteins below are encoded in one region of Edaphobacter bradus:
- a CDS encoding FkbM family methyltransferase produces MSSWKLLLVAATFTRPKFRFISRPLLWPFIHKGEISLRYWCSQRYLKIFLRTSELSSDFQSALELCARDTYHLDHGFHPDLVIDGGGNVGLFTLRVAAMESSAAKPPKFVIYEPMPHNSEQCRRHLAINRIDAEIVNACLGGTRRSIPFYCRGAIDSSFDAAKPYDSVLQMPVHLLKDAIGTYPAKRILIKLDIEGMEVEALSALLPTEERPVYVVGELHDVSVNLPALERLMEEHGWSFECGEVAGDQAIFRACSPAALPLLPSIMQIKGRAAAGRSIEMA; encoded by the coding sequence TTGAGCAGTTGGAAGCTTCTGCTTGTTGCGGCAACATTTACCCGTCCCAAATTCCGCTTCATCTCGCGGCCACTTCTCTGGCCTTTCATTCACAAGGGTGAGATCTCTCTCCGTTATTGGTGCTCCCAGCGCTATCTGAAGATCTTTCTGCGAACATCCGAGTTATCAAGCGATTTTCAAAGCGCTCTCGAACTCTGCGCTCGAGATACCTACCATCTCGACCATGGCTTCCATCCTGATCTCGTCATCGATGGAGGCGGCAATGTGGGTCTCTTTACGCTTCGTGTAGCGGCAATGGAGTCTTCGGCTGCCAAGCCTCCGAAATTTGTGATTTATGAACCGATGCCGCATAACAGCGAGCAGTGCCGAAGGCATCTTGCAATCAACCGGATTGACGCAGAGATCGTGAATGCCTGCCTGGGTGGGACCCGCAGATCGATCCCGTTTTACTGCCGCGGAGCGATCGACAGCAGCTTCGACGCTGCGAAGCCCTACGACAGTGTCCTGCAGATGCCCGTCCATCTCCTGAAGGATGCGATTGGCACTTACCCTGCGAAGCGTATCCTCATCAAACTCGATATCGAGGGTATGGAAGTGGAAGCTCTCTCCGCTCTTCTGCCCACAGAGGAGCGGCCAGTGTATGTCGTCGGTGAACTGCATGATGTCTCTGTGAACCTGCCCGCGTTGGAGCGGCTTATGGAGGAGCACGGTTGGAGCTTCGAGTGCGGGGAAGTCGCCGGCGACCAGGCAATCTTCCGGGCATGCTCTCCTGCGGCTCTTCCGCTCCTCCCCTCCATAATGCAGATAAAAGGACGTGCTGCCGCGGGTCGCTCGATCGAGATGGCTTAG
- a CDS encoding Fur family transcriptional regulator encodes MQTLSKLTFRELCAEHGIAVTHQRQMLYEVMQSMEGHPSPEEVYARIKKKVPAISLATVYKNIHLFVESGIFRKMSMHHGSVRVEMNDEAHHHMVCSRCKSITDIGEQELGLVSKRHRLPGGFLVERYAVDVIGLCAKCQKA; translated from the coding sequence GTGCAGACCCTGTCGAAACTGACGTTCCGTGAACTCTGTGCCGAACATGGCATCGCAGTGACGCATCAGCGTCAGATGCTGTACGAGGTCATGCAGAGCATGGAAGGCCATCCCAGTCCGGAAGAAGTCTACGCCCGGATCAAGAAGAAGGTGCCAGCGATCTCGCTGGCAACCGTCTACAAGAACATCCACTTGTTTGTAGAGAGCGGCATCTTTCGCAAGATGAGCATGCACCATGGCTCAGTGCGCGTGGAGATGAACGACGAGGCACATCACCACATGGTGTGCTCACGCTGTAAGTCAATTACCGATATCGGAGAGCAGGAGCTCGGACTTGTGTCGAAACGGCATCGCCTGCCCGGAGGCTTTTTGGTCGAGCGGTATGCCGTCGATGTGATTGGCCTCTGTGCAAAGTGTCAGAAGGCTTAG
- a CDS encoding catalase — MAEELKGKVMTTDAGRPVGDNQNSLTLGPRGPVVFEDFLLFEKMAHFNRERVPERVVHAKGSAAYGTFTVTNPDMAKYTTAKLFDKVGKQTPTFLRFSTVGGEKGSADTERDPRGFALKFYTEEGNWDMVGNNTPVFFIRDPLKFSDFIHTQKRDPATNLKSPTMMWDFWSLSPESLHQVTILFSDRGTPDGYRHMNGYSSHTFSLINAKGELFYCKWHFKTKQGIKNFTREEADNMKSVDMDYSQRDLFNAIEKGDFPKWRVQVQIMPEADAATYHINPFDLTKVWPHSDYPVIEVGELELNRNPENYFAEVEQAAFDPKNVAPGMGFSPDKMLQGRLISYPDAHRYRIGVNYNLLPVNEPKCPYSTYNRDGSMRFNANGGSTPNYEPNSFGGPTQHPKYVERPTSYSTSTVGRFSHREHDSDYYTQPGNLFRLMSPDAQERLVGNIGSSLSQVEQRIQDLQINHFYKCDPKYGEGVAKAIGRKIEDIVKKEELVSA; from the coding sequence ATGGCAGAAGAGCTAAAAGGCAAAGTAATGACAACGGATGCAGGCCGGCCAGTCGGCGATAATCAGAACTCTCTTACGCTCGGACCGCGCGGTCCTGTCGTGTTCGAAGACTTCCTTCTGTTCGAGAAGATGGCGCACTTCAACCGCGAGCGTGTCCCGGAGCGCGTCGTTCACGCCAAGGGCTCAGCCGCATACGGCACGTTTACCGTGACGAATCCGGATATGGCGAAGTACACAACTGCCAAACTCTTTGACAAGGTGGGCAAGCAGACCCCCACCTTCCTCCGCTTCTCGACCGTTGGCGGCGAGAAGGGTTCAGCCGACACTGAGCGTGACCCACGCGGCTTCGCGCTGAAGTTCTACACCGAGGAAGGGAACTGGGACATGGTGGGCAACAACACCCCAGTGTTCTTCATCCGCGATCCGCTCAAGTTCAGCGACTTCATCCACACGCAGAAGCGCGACCCCGCGACCAACCTCAAATCGCCGACGATGATGTGGGACTTCTGGAGCCTGTCACCTGAGTCGCTCCATCAAGTGACGATTCTGTTCTCTGATCGCGGAACTCCGGACGGCTACCGCCATATGAATGGCTACAGCAGTCACACCTTCTCGCTCATCAACGCCAAGGGTGAACTCTTCTACTGCAAGTGGCACTTCAAGACCAAGCAGGGGATCAAGAACTTCACGCGCGAGGAGGCCGATAACATGAAGTCGGTCGACATGGACTACTCGCAGCGCGACCTCTTCAACGCCATCGAGAAGGGCGATTTTCCCAAGTGGAGGGTTCAGGTCCAGATCATGCCCGAGGCCGATGCCGCCACGTATCACATCAATCCGTTCGATCTCACCAAGGTTTGGCCGCATAGCGATTACCCGGTCATCGAGGTCGGCGAGCTTGAGCTCAACCGCAACCCGGAGAACTACTTCGCCGAGGTGGAGCAGGCGGCGTTCGACCCGAAGAACGTTGCCCCCGGCATGGGATTTTCGCCGGACAAGATGTTGCAGGGACGCCTCATCAGCTACCCTGACGCACATCGCTACCGCATCGGTGTCAACTACAACCTGCTGCCGGTGAATGAGCCGAAGTGCCCGTACAGCACTTACAATCGCGACGGCTCCATGCGCTTCAATGCGAACGGCGGCAGCACTCCGAACTACGAACCGAACAGCTTCGGCGGCCCGACGCAGCACCCGAAGTATGTCGAGCGTCCGACAAGCTACAGCACGTCCACTGTTGGCCGCTTCAGCCACCGCGAGCACGACAGTGACTACTACACGCAACCCGGCAACCTCTTCCGTCTGATGAGTCCGGACGCGCAGGAGCGGCTGGTGGGCAACATCGGCTCCAGCCTCAGTCAGGTTGAGCAACGTATCCAGGACCTGCAGATCAACCACTTTTACAAGTGCGATCCGAAGTATGGTGAAGGCGTTGCAAAGGCCATCGGTCGTAAGATCGAGGACATTGTGAAGAAGGAAGAGTTAGTTTCAGCCTAG
- a CDS encoding peroxiredoxin, with translation MLQIGEKFPDFSLTATISTEKDEAKAFTTITEESYPGKWKVYFFWPKDFTFVCPTEIAAFGKLNGEFADRDCQILGGSTDNEYVHAAWRTHHADLKDLPFPMLSDIKRDLCGQLGILDEKAGVAQRATFIVDPDNIIRFIYVTDLSVGRNPQEVLRVLDALQTDELCPCNWQKGEATLA, from the coding sequence ATGCTTCAGATTGGCGAAAAATTTCCTGACTTCAGCCTGACGGCAACTATCTCGACTGAAAAGGACGAGGCCAAGGCATTCACCACCATCACGGAAGAGTCGTACCCCGGCAAGTGGAAGGTGTACTTCTTCTGGCCCAAGGACTTCACCTTCGTGTGCCCGACTGAGATCGCTGCCTTCGGCAAGTTGAACGGCGAGTTCGCGGACCGCGATTGCCAGATCCTGGGAGGCAGCACCGACAACGAATATGTCCACGCTGCGTGGCGCACGCACCATGCAGACCTGAAAGATCTGCCCTTCCCCATGCTGTCAGACATCAAGCGTGATCTCTGCGGGCAGCTCGGTATCCTTGACGAGAAGGCCGGTGTTGCGCAGCGCGCCACGTTCATCGTCGACCCGGACAACATCATCCGCTTCATCTACGTGACAGACCTCTCTGTGGGACGTAATCCGCAGGAGGTGCTGCGCGTGCTCGATGCGCTGCAGACCGATGAGTTGTGCCCCTGCAACTGGCAGAAGGGCGAGGCGACACTCGCTTAA
- a CDS encoding carboxymuconolactone decarboxylase family protein yields MALDELIGGLPAYAKDLKLNYSSLVKQNNELTPQQLWGTVVAAAIATRNPDLTAAVIAESEANGLNAGALDAAKAAAAIMGMNNVYYRFHHLTSNEKYAALPARLRMNALRGHSVDHVDFELWCLAVSAVNACGKCVDSHEHVLRQKGATEELINAAIRVTAIIHAIGVVLDSEKASPTPAA; encoded by the coding sequence ATGGCACTGGATGAGTTGATCGGCGGCCTCCCCGCCTATGCAAAAGACCTCAAGCTGAACTATTCCTCGCTGGTCAAACAGAACAACGAACTGACCCCACAGCAGCTCTGGGGAACCGTTGTCGCGGCCGCAATCGCAACGCGCAACCCTGACCTCACTGCGGCAGTCATCGCAGAGTCCGAGGCGAACGGCCTCAATGCGGGAGCGCTCGACGCGGCCAAGGCGGCGGCGGCGATTATGGGGATGAACAACGTCTACTACCGTTTTCATCACCTCACCTCGAACGAGAAGTATGCGGCCTTGCCGGCGCGCCTGCGCATGAATGCGCTTCGCGGGCACTCGGTCGACCACGTCGACTTCGAACTCTGGTGTCTCGCTGTAAGCGCCGTGAACGCCTGCGGTAAGTGCGTTGATTCCCACGAGCACGTGCTTCGCCAGAAAGGCGCGACCGAGGAGCTGATCAATGCGGCCATCCGAGTGACTGCGATCATTCACGCCATCGGCGTAGTGCTTGATTCGGAGAAGGCATCGCCAACTCCTGCGGCATAA
- a CDS encoding M28 family peptidase, which produces MFSLEHEIRADMAFLADDELHGRGSATRDEHIAALFAASQFAEIGLEAGGDNGTYLQKTPLPNPLPPRMQQRFSKFEDTPRKETWNAVGILRGSELPNEVVLLTAHLDHLGVGPAVNGDSIYNGADDDASGTTAVLSLAHLLAAGPRPRRTIIFALFGSEEIGGFGNRAFLDHPPVPLANIVANLEFEMIGRPDSTVPAGALWLTGFERSDLGTELAKHGAHLVKDPHPTEGFYQRSDNYALARRGIIAHTVSSYGLHKDYHQPSDEIRTIDFAHMTNAIASMVQPIQWLANTGWKPKWSNGGRPESVATTPAK; this is translated from the coding sequence ATGTTCTCGCTGGAGCACGAGATACGCGCCGACATGGCATTTCTCGCCGATGACGAGTTGCATGGGCGGGGTTCGGCTACCCGTGACGAACACATCGCCGCCCTCTTTGCTGCATCCCAGTTCGCAGAGATTGGCCTGGAGGCCGGAGGCGACAACGGAACCTACCTTCAAAAGACTCCGCTCCCGAACCCTTTGCCTCCGCGTATGCAGCAGCGGTTCTCCAAATTCGAAGACACGCCTCGCAAAGAGACGTGGAACGCCGTCGGGATTCTTCGCGGATCGGAGTTGCCGAATGAGGTGGTCCTGCTGACCGCACACCTCGACCATCTGGGCGTCGGCCCCGCTGTGAACGGTGACAGCATCTATAACGGAGCGGACGATGACGCCTCAGGCACGACAGCGGTGTTGAGCCTTGCGCATCTGCTCGCGGCCGGTCCGAGGCCAAGGCGCACGATCATCTTTGCCCTCTTCGGCTCTGAGGAGATTGGCGGCTTTGGGAATCGCGCATTCCTCGATCATCCTCCGGTCCCGCTTGCGAATATCGTCGCAAACCTCGAGTTCGAGATGATTGGACGCCCAGATTCGACGGTACCTGCGGGGGCGTTGTGGTTAACGGGTTTTGAACGGTCAGATCTCGGGACAGAACTCGCTAAACACGGAGCGCATTTAGTGAAAGACCCCCATCCTACGGAGGGCTTTTACCAGCGCTCCGATAACTATGCGCTTGCGCGGCGCGGGATCATCGCGCACACGGTATCCAGTTACGGCCTACACAAGGACTACCACCAGCCGTCGGATGAGATTCGCACGATTGACTTTGCTCATATGACGAACGCAATCGCGTCAATGGTGCAGCCGATTCAGTGGCTGGCGAATACAGGGTGGAAGCCAAAGTGGAGCAACGGAGGCAGGCCGGAGTCGGTAGCAACAACTCCCGCAAAATAG